From a region of the bacterium genome:
- a CDS encoding Mut7-C RNAse domain-containing protein, with the protein MRFLVDSMLGKLAKWLRILGYDTLYFRQGDDRDLLELAAEEDRIVLTRDTRLSRRWLVPTLLIKSERVEEQLSQVVRRFGLKMEEGLFSRCPECNILLKEIPKEDVIEQVPPLVYKTYDEFMTCPDCHRIYWMGTHWENIRLRIADCRLRMAEQ; encoded by the coding sequence ATGCGATTCTTAGTTGATTCCATGCTGGGCAAACTGGCCAAGTGGCTCAGAATCCTGGGCTATGATACCCTGTATTTCAGGCAGGGCGATGACCGGGATCTGCTGGAGCTGGCCGCTGAGGAGGACCGGATCGTTCTGACCAGAGATACACGCCTCTCCAGGCGGTGGCTGGTCCCCACCCTCTTGATTAAAAGTGAACGGGTAGAAGAACAACTATCCCAGGTTGTCCGCCGTTTTGGCCTAAAAATGGAAGAGGGGCTGTTCTCGCGATGTCCGGAGTGCAATATCTTACTTAAAGAGATCCCCAAAGAGGATGTGATCGAACAGGTTCCACCTCTGGTCTATAAAACCTACGATGAGTTTATGACCTGTCCTGACTGTCACCGTATCTACTGGATGGGAACCCATTGGGAAAATATCCGATTACGGATTGCGGATTGCCGATTGCGGATGGCGGAACAGTAA
- a CDS encoding SAM-dependent chlorinase/fluorinase → MNIIALLTDFGLKDYYVGAMKGVISSINPNAQLIDISHESPPQDVRAAAYILKCAYTYFPAGTIFLVVVDPGVGGERKGIILKTAKYFFVAPDNGVLGLVHDPDRIIHLTNQSYWLPSPSQVFHGRDIFAPVAAHLSKGVPLKEFGVEIKELTRLPSLRPTVRKDALLGEVIYIDHFGNLITNIERKDLESKEVVIEIKGQRLSGIKEFYSQVEAGQWLALWGSSDHLEISVNGGDASAALGIEWGEKVRVTCDS, encoded by the coding sequence ATGAATATTATCGCCCTTTTGACTGATTTTGGGCTAAAGGACTATTATGTCGGGGCGATGAAAGGGGTCATTTCTTCCATCAATCCCAACGCCCAACTAATTGATATCAGCCATGAGTCGCCCCCTCAAGATGTGAGAGCGGCCGCCTATATCCTTAAATGCGCTTATACCTATTTCCCTGCCGGCACTATCTTCCTGGTGGTGGTTGATCCCGGGGTAGGGGGAGAAAGAAAAGGCATCATCCTGAAGACGGCTAAATATTTCTTTGTGGCTCCGGATAACGGTGTCCTGGGCCTGGTTCACGACCCAGATAGGATTATCCACCTAACTAATCAAAGTTACTGGCTGCCGTCTCCCAGTCAGGTCTTTCATGGGAGAGACATCTTTGCGCCGGTGGCCGCCCACCTGAGCAAAGGGGTTCCCCTGAAGGAATTTGGAGTAGAGATCAAGGAGTTGACCAGGCTGCCTTCCCTGAGGCCAACCGTAAGAAAAGATGCCCTTCTGGGGGAGGTCATCTATATCGACCATTTCGGAAACCTGATTACTAACATCGAGCGGAAAGACCTGGAGTCAAAGGAGGTAGTTATCGAGATCAAAGGACAGAGGCTTTCAGGCATCAAGGAGTTTTATTCTCAGGTTGAGGCGGGGCAATGGCTGGCCCTCTGGGGATCAAGCGATCATCTGGAGATTTCGGTTAACGGCGGAGATGCCAGCGCAGCTTTAGGGATTGAGTGGGGAGAAAAGGTCAGGGTAACATGCGATTCTTAG
- a CDS encoding diguanylate cyclase, translating to MSNNPEIKRHLKNLVDSTMWKRTIREILLHNLGSAYCWLGDERGDLIYWEKEDHPYCKMIKEKEKGSKQCEETFLAALQRIKEERKVVIGPCLAGFFTFNSPIMVDKEVVGVIGCCQIIESEQEREVYQKTARELELKEEEFLAAIEGAQTASLAKLKKEAELVGLLAQSSIDLLIAGERLTNHNVEIDTTKQFYDIFKLNRDLLIDLEPEQFYALVVDLASRAMNSRICSLMAAEEETGDIVIKAAVGLDDEIIKRTKLKRGQGIVGRVIESGEPLLVKDIEKDPRFEGKKSATKYYTKSLMISPLKIGDKVIGALNINNEVTRRPFNENDINSLTKVTGYIGAAVEGMMAYHRAKEEKEVEAIKKSRELEETKAAAQAERDRAAAQAEELSRLKAEMERLSSVADKEKQRADEKASQLAWLEEEMTALKARVQAEKAKMEQEAVVWRAKYAEETEELQRVRTETELLREQMTEEIAEYQRKIQEERQKLEEKIKEMHQLARQIDMDRVKFTEEKAQLGEELDQKEIKLKEQAEEIKTWEEEAKRASRLFALEDEITETQKQYEEAPDEETRQIHAESLDRLQQEKEELSRVRAEARELKLLYETIKAIVPMKDPAGILEIVMEKMQPYFDYHAGAYILEYEGRLIGKIKETCPIDISCRNRIKERLNHVWQKFNPNENRKINFSIEESKYEVLGSETREETKSFIATPIKEKEKVTGLLNVEHYQEDRYTALDRRLIAIIASQTAVAIERARLFIETQKQAERDELTGVYNYRYFDRLFETEFERAKKFNRALSLLMLDFDYLKEINDRYGHEEGNRLIKTISDIISRQVREVDYLARFGGDEFGVILPETTAEDAAQVAERIRAAIAAHPYTINDRPISLSASLGVASFPAPSKKELFDRADKALYQAKQEGRNRVSLFREEDRG from the coding sequence ATGTCTAATAATCCCGAGATAAAAAGACACCTAAAAAACCTGGTTGATAGCACCATGTGGAAGAGAACCATCCGGGAGATACTCCTTCATAATCTGGGTTCGGCTTACTGTTGGTTAGGTGATGAAAGGGGAGACCTTATCTACTGGGAAAAGGAAGATCATCCTTACTGTAAGATGATCAAAGAAAAGGAGAAGGGAAGCAAACAATGTGAAGAGACCTTTCTGGCCGCCTTGCAAAGGATCAAGGAAGAAAGAAAAGTGGTGATCGGTCCATGTCTGGCCGGTTTCTTTACTTTTAATAGTCCCATTATGGTTGACAAGGAGGTAGTGGGGGTTATTGGCTGCTGTCAGATAATTGAATCAGAACAGGAGAGGGAAGTCTATCAAAAGACGGCCAGGGAGTTAGAGCTTAAGGAAGAGGAATTTTTAGCGGCCATTGAGGGCGCTCAGACGGCTTCTCTGGCTAAGTTGAAAAAAGAGGCGGAATTGGTTGGCCTCCTGGCTCAGTCATCCATAGACCTTCTTATAGCTGGAGAAAGGCTGACTAACCATAATGTCGAAATTGATACCACCAAGCAGTTTTATGATATCTTCAAGCTCAATAGGGATCTGCTCATTGATCTGGAACCGGAGCAATTTTATGCCCTGGTAGTCGATTTAGCTTCCCGGGCCATGAATTCCAGGATCTGTTCCCTGATGGCGGCTGAAGAAGAAACAGGAGATATTGTCATTAAAGCCGCGGTGGGGCTGGATGATGAAATTATTAAACGCACCAAATTAAAACGCGGCCAAGGGATTGTAGGGAGAGTGATTGAGTCAGGCGAGCCCCTTCTGGTGAAGGACATTGAGAAAGACCCCCGTTTTGAGGGCAAGAAGAGCGCTACGAAGTACTATACCAAATCCTTGATGATATCCCCTCTTAAAATAGGTGATAAAGTCATCGGCGCCTTGAATATAAACAATGAGGTTACTCGGCGTCCCTTTAATGAAAATGATATCAATTCCTTGACTAAAGTGACCGGTTACATCGGGGCCGCCGTAGAAGGGATGATGGCCTATCACCGGGCTAAAGAAGAGAAAGAGGTGGAAGCCATTAAAAAATCCCGGGAATTGGAAGAGACCAAAGCCGCGGCTCAGGCTGAGCGAGACCGGGCGGCGGCTCAGGCTGAAGAGCTGTCCAGGTTAAAGGCTGAGATGGAAAGACTATCGTCGGTAGCTGACAAAGAGAAACAGAGGGCTGACGAGAAGGCCTCTCAATTGGCCTGGCTTGAGGAAGAAATGACGGCATTGAAAGCCCGGGTTCAGGCCGAAAAAGCTAAAATGGAGCAAGAGGCGGTGGTCTGGCGAGCTAAATATGCCGAAGAGACGGAAGAATTACAAAGGGTAAGAACTGAAACAGAGTTATTGAGGGAGCAGATGACCGAAGAAATCGCTGAATATCAGAGGAAGATCCAGGAGGAGCGGCAAAAGCTTGAAGAAAAGATTAAAGAGATGCATCAGTTGGCCAGACAAATTGATATGGACCGGGTCAAATTTACTGAAGAGAAGGCTCAACTGGGCGAGGAGTTGGACCAGAAAGAGATTAAACTCAAGGAACAAGCAGAGGAAATAAAAACCTGGGAAGAAGAGGCCAAACGTGCCTCCAGGCTCTTTGCCCTGGAGGATGAAATTACTGAGACGCAAAAACAATACGAAGAAGCTCCGGATGAGGAAACCAGACAGATCCATGCCGAAAGCCTGGACAGACTTCAGCAGGAGAAAGAGGAATTGAGCCGGGTGAGGGCCGAGGCCAGGGAGCTTAAGCTTCTCTACGAGACGATCAAAGCGATTGTCCCCATGAAAGACCCGGCCGGGATTTTAGAAATAGTGATGGAAAAAATGCAGCCTTATTTTGACTATCACGCTGGGGCCTATATCCTGGAATACGAAGGCCGGCTTATCGGCAAGATAAAGGAAACCTGTCCCATAGATATAAGTTGCCGAAATCGAATAAAGGAACGGCTTAATCACGTCTGGCAAAAATTTAACCCCAATGAGAACAGGAAGATTAATTTTTCGATTGAAGAAAGTAAATACGAAGTTTTGGGGTCAGAGACTCGAGAAGAAACCAAGTCCTTTATTGCTACTCCCATAAAAGAAAAAGAAAAAGTAACCGGCCTTTTAAATGTGGAACATTACCAGGAAGATCGGTATACGGCCCTGGACCGAAGATTAATAGCCATTATCGCCAGTCAAACCGCGGTAGCCATTGAAAGGGCCAGGCTATTTATCGAGACCCAGAAGCAAGCAGAAAGGGATGAACTGACCGGAGTTTACAATTATCGCTATTTTGATCGACTGTTCGAGACCGAATTTGAACGGGCCAAAAAATTCAACCGCGCCCTTTCCCTCCTTATGTTAGACTTTGATTACTTAAAAGAGATAAACGATCGTTATGGGCATGAGGAAGGAAATCGCTTGATTAAAACCATCTCTGATATCATCAGCCGGCAGGTAAGAGAGGTGGATTATTTAGCCCGCTTTGGGGGAGATGAATTTGGGGTCATTCTACCGGAAACAACGGCCGAGGATGCCGCTCAAGTGGCCGAAAGGATTAGAGCGGCCATTGCGGCCCATCCTTATACCATTAATGATAGACCAATTTCCTTGAGCGCCAGTTTAGGCGTGGCCAGTTTCCCCGCCCCCTCTAAAAAGGAACTCTTTGATAGAGCTGATAAGGCCTTATATCAGGCCAAACAAGAAGGGCGAAACCGGGTTAGCCTCTTTAGGGAGGAAGACAGAGGGTAA
- a CDS encoding type II toxin-antitoxin system HicB family antitoxin, translated as MDTGVKGKLSPKEVVNASIKEYTIVLKKSQAYYVSLCLELMVAGCGQTKEEAIESVRDAIYSYLDSYEEGMPLERPVPLDLLHEFLGEEDEKDEVEELPRLKVLTYG; from the coding sequence ATGGATACTGGAGTGAAGGGGAAACTTTCTCCTAAAGAAGTGGTAAACGCCTCGATAAAAGAATACACCATAGTCCTGAAAAAGTCACAAGCTTACTATGTATCTCTCTGTTTAGAATTAATGGTGGCCGGATGCGGCCAGACTAAAGAAGAAGCCATAGAAAGTGTCAGAGATGCCATCTATTCTTATCTGGATTCTTATGAAGAGGGGATGCCTCTGGAAAGGCCTGTACCTTTGGATCTTCTTCATGAATTCCTCGGGGAAGAGGATGAAAAAGATGAGGTTGAAGAACTTCCAAGATTAAAGGTGCTTACCTATGGCTAA
- a CDS encoding type II toxin-antitoxin system HicA family toxin produces MSSHKLMRLVEKAGAVFEREGRGDHAICRREVKGRVKKAPILEAKSDLPGDYCLIVFKQLGLSDEEINRLFE; encoded by the coding sequence ATGTCTAGCCATAAGTTGATGAGATTAGTCGAGAAGGCGGGGGCTGTCTTTGAGAGAGAAGGCCGGGGAGATCATGCCATTTGCCGGCGAGAGGTTAAAGGACGAGTAAAGAAGGCCCCTATTTTAGAGGCTAAAAGTGACCTTCCAGGCGACTATTGTCTGATAGTCTTTAAACAACTGGGGCTATCTGATGAGGAAATTAATAGGCTGTTTGAATGA